One Nocardioides aromaticivorans genomic window carries:
- a CDS encoding maltokinase N-terminal cap-like domain-containing protein codes for MTDQFLAPFIGRSRWFGGKGRDFTVTGEEVVGTVGDAPRVEVRLVELTYADGDVELYQLPLSVYDDLQDHLEHALVGERDGRPVYDAVQDRQAMAAYLRAFADGVPVEGGLRFVRLEGHELDLEATASPFGGEQSNSSVFFGEDAVLKLFRKVTPGENPDVTTHRALTEAGSTHVAALYGWIEQGDRQLGMLQQFLRTASDGWGQALASVRDLFAEADLHAEEVGGDFASEAARLGEALAEVHRQLRESFPTSALPASVLAEVMAQRLDAAIGVVPQLAEHADGARAVFAAVAGLGEIPVQRVHGDLHLGQTLRTVAGWKFVDFEGEPAKPLSERLLPDSPWRDVAGMTRSFDYAPHAVAASMPAEDADVEHQRAIRAAEWAKRNRRAFLASYCGEGGLGPADRTLLTAYVVDKAVYECLYEARNRPNWLSIPLEGVARLVG; via the coding sequence GTGACGGACCAGTTCCTCGCCCCGTTCATCGGCCGCAGCCGGTGGTTCGGCGGCAAGGGTCGCGACTTCACGGTGACCGGCGAGGAGGTCGTCGGCACCGTCGGCGACGCCCCGCGCGTCGAGGTGCGACTCGTCGAGCTCACCTACGCCGACGGCGACGTCGAGCTCTACCAGCTCCCGCTCTCCGTGTACGACGACCTGCAGGACCACCTCGAGCACGCCCTCGTCGGCGAGCGCGACGGCCGCCCCGTGTACGACGCCGTGCAGGACCGGCAGGCGATGGCGGCGTACCTGAGGGCGTTCGCGGACGGCGTGCCGGTCGAGGGCGGGCTCCGGTTCGTGCGGCTCGAGGGCCACGAGCTCGACCTCGAGGCAACGGCGAGCCCCTTCGGCGGGGAGCAGTCGAACTCGTCGGTCTTCTTCGGCGAGGACGCCGTCCTCAAGCTCTTCCGCAAGGTGACCCCGGGCGAGAACCCCGACGTCACCACCCACCGCGCGCTCACCGAGGCCGGCTCCACGCACGTCGCCGCGCTCTACGGCTGGATCGAGCAGGGCGACCGGCAGCTCGGCATGCTGCAGCAGTTCCTCCGCACGGCGAGCGACGGCTGGGGTCAGGCGCTCGCGAGCGTGCGGGACCTGTTCGCCGAGGCGGACCTGCACGCCGAGGAGGTCGGCGGCGACTTCGCCAGCGAGGCGGCCCGGCTCGGCGAGGCGCTCGCCGAGGTGCACCGCCAGCTCCGCGAGTCCTTCCCCACCTCCGCGCTGCCCGCGTCCGTCCTGGCCGAGGTGATGGCGCAGCGGCTCGACGCCGCCATCGGGGTCGTGCCCCAGCTCGCCGAGCACGCGGACGGCGCCCGTGCGGTGTTCGCGGCCGTCGCCGGGCTCGGCGAGATCCCGGTGCAGCGGGTCCACGGCGACCTGCACCTCGGGCAGACGCTGCGCACCGTCGCCGGCTGGAAGTTCGTCGACTTCGAGGGCGAGCCGGCCAAGCCGCTGTCCGAGCGGCTGCTCCCCGACTCCCCGTGGCGCGACGTCGCCGGGATGACCCGCTCGTTCGACTACGCCCCGCACGCCGTGGCCGCCTCGATGCCGGCCGAGGACGCCGACGTCGAGCACCAGCGCGCGATCCGCGCCGCCGAGTGGGCCAAGCGCAACCGGCGGGCGTTCCTGGCGTCGTACTGCGGTGAGGGTGGGCTGGGTCCTGCCGACCGCACCCTGCTCACCGCGTACGTCGTCGACAAGGCCGTCTACGAGTGCCTCTACGAGGCCCGGAACCGGCCGAACTGGCTGTCGATCCCGCTGGAGGGCGTCGCCCGGCTCGTGGGCTAG
- a CDS encoding DUF6928 family protein, whose protein sequence is MGAKCWMVVYADGPVPPLLRGEPELDEEATADLVARLHPRAALTELGYGDLLENPNPPDREAWAAVYPGVAIVCTSRVAKDRPTDIDPAILGAMPGRTTYVAAMHSVVDWFAYAIWDADGELVRSLSLSPDDGIIEDVGERRAFEAPYWAGEHAEEDDYPLPFHPLDFGEDALVDLFGFCFEGDLPPDGTDVEDVTLLGFRVG, encoded by the coding sequence ATGGGCGCGAAGTGCTGGATGGTCGTGTACGCCGACGGACCGGTCCCGCCGCTGCTGCGTGGTGAGCCGGAGCTGGACGAGGAGGCCACCGCGGACCTGGTGGCCCGCCTGCACCCCCGGGCGGCGCTGACCGAGCTCGGTTACGGCGACCTGCTCGAGAACCCGAACCCTCCGGACCGGGAGGCATGGGCGGCGGTCTACCCCGGCGTCGCCATCGTCTGCACGTCGCGGGTCGCGAAGGACCGGCCGACCGACATCGACCCCGCCATCCTCGGCGCCATGCCGGGCCGTACGACGTACGTCGCGGCGATGCACAGCGTGGTCGACTGGTTCGCGTACGCGATCTGGGACGCCGACGGCGAGCTGGTCCGGTCGCTGAGCCTGTCGCCGGACGACGGCATCATCGAGGACGTCGGCGAGCGGCGGGCCTTCGAGGCGCCCTACTGGGCCGGCGAGCACGCGGAGGAGGACGACTACCCGCTGCCCTTCCACCCGCTCGACTTCGGTGAGGACGCGCTCGTGGACCTGTTCGGCTTCTGCTTCGAGGGCGACCTCCCGCCCGACGGGACCGACGTCGAGGACGTCACCCTGCTCGGGTTCCGGGTGGGCTAG
- a CDS encoding multidrug effflux MFS transporter: MTTTPDERLGWRLTVLVPVVLGCLSMIGPFSIDTPFPAFAQMERELPATAGQLQLVVTVYLAAFAAMSVLHGPISDAVGRRPVMVVGLTVYAAASIACAFAPDLGWLLVGRALQGLSAGGATIVSRTVIRDLFSGATAQRLMSRVALVFGVAPAIGPIIGGLVLQLGDWPLVFVFQAGLGVVLVLAVVLLLPETHPRERRTALRVGSVVGGLLQVAREPAFHRLAWATALLFGAQFLYIGGAAIFVVDVLGEGELDFWKLFVPMIGAMMLGSWLCGRAAGRISARRLTSIGCTTSFVGGVIGILVAASPLAADLPWAVVGVSLVALGNGITYPTIQLLLLDLFPGRLGAVVSMSAFLALVLNAITAVAVTPHLGTSALGFATAAFIGVAGGQLCWAWHCAVENRDCAVAGVGEREPVELL, encoded by the coding sequence GTGACGACCACCCCCGACGAGCGCCTCGGCTGGCGGCTGACCGTCCTCGTCCCGGTCGTGCTCGGCTGCCTGTCGATGATCGGGCCGTTCAGCATCGACACCCCGTTCCCGGCCTTCGCCCAGATGGAGCGCGAGCTCCCGGCCACGGCCGGCCAGCTGCAGCTCGTCGTCACCGTCTACCTCGCTGCCTTCGCCGCGATGAGCGTGCTCCACGGCCCGATCTCCGACGCGGTCGGGCGCCGCCCCGTCATGGTCGTCGGTCTCACCGTGTACGCCGCCGCCTCCATCGCCTGCGCCTTCGCGCCCGACCTCGGCTGGCTCCTCGTGGGCCGGGCGTTGCAGGGGCTCAGCGCCGGCGGGGCGACCATCGTCAGCCGCACCGTCATCCGCGACCTCTTCTCGGGAGCCACCGCGCAGCGGCTGATGAGCCGGGTCGCGCTGGTCTTCGGCGTCGCGCCGGCGATCGGGCCGATCATCGGTGGCCTCGTGCTGCAGCTCGGCGACTGGCCCCTGGTGTTCGTCTTCCAGGCCGGCCTCGGGGTCGTGCTAGTGCTCGCCGTCGTGCTCCTCCTGCCGGAGACCCACCCGCGCGAGCGGCGTACCGCCCTGCGCGTGGGCTCGGTCGTCGGCGGTCTCCTGCAGGTCGCCCGCGAGCCCGCCTTCCACCGCCTCGCGTGGGCGACCGCGCTCCTCTTCGGCGCCCAGTTCCTCTACATCGGCGGCGCCGCGATCTTCGTGGTCGACGTGCTGGGCGAGGGCGAGCTCGACTTCTGGAAGCTCTTCGTCCCGATGATCGGCGCGATGATGCTCGGCTCGTGGCTGTGCGGCCGCGCCGCCGGCCGGATCTCGGCGCGGCGCCTCACCTCCATCGGGTGCACCACCTCGTTCGTCGGCGGCGTCATCGGCATCCTGGTGGCCGCCTCGCCCCTCGCGGCGGACCTGCCGTGGGCGGTGGTCGGGGTCAGCCTGGTCGCCCTCGGCAACGGCATCACCTACCCGACCATCCAGCTCCTCCTGCTCGACCTGTTCCCGGGCCGGCTCGGCGCCGTGGTCTCGATGTCGGCCTTCCTCGCGCTCGTCCTCAACGCGATCACCGCCGTCGCCGTCACCCCGCACCTCGGCACCTCGGCCCTCGGCTTCGCCACCGCCGCGTTCATCGGCGTCGCCGGCGGCCAGCTCTGCTGGGCCTGGCACTGCGCGGTCGAGAACCGCGACTGCGCGGTGGCGGGTGTGGGGGAGCGGGAGCCCGTCGAGCTCCTCTGA
- the glgB gene encoding 1,4-alpha-glucan branching protein GlgB produces the protein MPKHVSTTLGEIDLHLVAEGRHELLWQALGAHERTEPEPGTSFVVWAPNARNVSVIGDFNGWDGNAHRMVPIGSGLWEAFAPGVGSGASYKFVVEGADGVWRHKADPMAFFAEPPPATASRVFTSTHTWQDDAWLEQRATRQPVNEPMSTYELHLGSWKKHPDGSYWTYDELAADLPGYLADLGFTHVELMPVMQHPFGGSWGYHVTSYFAPDARFGDPDGFRRLVDALHAAGIAVILDWVPGHFATDEWALARFDGTALYEHPDPQRGWHPEWGSYIFDFGRPEVRNFLFANALYWLEEFHVDGLRVDGVASMLYLDYGRNEGEWHPNRYGGREHLEAVQFLQELNATAYKRVPGIVTIAEESTAWPGVTGATSGGGLGFGFKWNMGWMHDSLGYLRHEPVHRAYHHGEMTFSLVYAFSENYVLPLSHDEVVHGKGSLVRKMPGDRWQQLATLRAYLAFMWSHPGKQLLMMGCEFAQESEWAEARELDWWLLQKPEHRGMLDFVRDLNARYRDQPALWRLDNDPAGFAWIDGQDAGHNVFSFVRRSGQPGVPDLVSVSNFAAVPHDYRLGLPVAGAWTEALNTDAASYGGSGVGNLGTVHAEPAGPMEAGAPGGSPAYADLVLPPLATLWLVAPSAE, from the coding sequence ATGCCGAAACACGTGTCGACGACACTCGGAGAGATCGACCTGCACCTCGTCGCGGAGGGCCGCCACGAGCTGCTCTGGCAAGCCCTGGGCGCTCACGAGCGCACCGAGCCCGAGCCCGGCACCAGCTTCGTCGTGTGGGCGCCCAACGCGCGCAACGTCAGCGTGATCGGCGACTTCAACGGCTGGGACGGCAATGCCCACCGGATGGTGCCGATCGGCAGCGGCCTGTGGGAGGCCTTCGCGCCGGGCGTGGGCTCCGGGGCGTCGTACAAGTTCGTGGTGGAGGGCGCCGACGGCGTGTGGCGGCACAAGGCCGACCCGATGGCCTTCTTCGCCGAGCCGCCGCCGGCCACCGCCTCCCGCGTCTTCACCAGCACCCACACGTGGCAGGACGACGCCTGGCTGGAGCAGCGCGCGACCCGGCAGCCGGTCAACGAGCCGATGTCGACCTACGAGCTGCACCTGGGCTCGTGGAAGAAGCACCCCGACGGGTCCTACTGGACCTACGACGAGCTCGCCGCCGACCTGCCCGGCTATCTCGCCGACCTCGGCTTCACGCACGTCGAGCTGATGCCGGTGATGCAGCACCCGTTCGGGGGCTCGTGGGGCTACCACGTGACGTCGTACTTCGCGCCCGACGCGCGCTTCGGCGATCCCGACGGCTTCCGCCGGCTCGTCGACGCGCTGCACGCCGCCGGCATCGCGGTCATCCTGGACTGGGTGCCCGGCCACTTCGCGACCGACGAGTGGGCGCTGGCCCGCTTCGACGGCACCGCGCTCTACGAGCACCCCGACCCGCAGCGGGGGTGGCACCCGGAGTGGGGCTCCTACATCTTCGACTTCGGTCGCCCCGAGGTGCGCAACTTCCTCTTCGCGAACGCGCTCTACTGGCTGGAGGAGTTCCACGTCGACGGCCTGCGCGTCGACGGGGTCGCGTCCATGCTCTACCTCGACTACGGCCGCAACGAGGGCGAGTGGCACCCGAACCGGTACGGCGGCCGCGAGCACCTCGAGGCGGTGCAGTTCCTGCAGGAGCTCAACGCCACCGCCTACAAGCGGGTGCCCGGAATCGTCACGATCGCCGAGGAGTCGACCGCCTGGCCGGGCGTCACCGGCGCGACCTCCGGCGGCGGGCTCGGCTTCGGCTTCAAGTGGAACATGGGCTGGATGCACGACAGCCTCGGCTACCTGCGCCACGAGCCGGTGCACCGCGCCTACCACCACGGCGAGATGACCTTCTCCCTCGTCTACGCCTTCTCGGAGAACTACGTCCTGCCGCTGAGCCACGACGAGGTCGTCCACGGCAAGGGATCGCTGGTCCGCAAGATGCCCGGCGACCGCTGGCAGCAGCTCGCGACGCTGCGCGCCTATCTCGCCTTCATGTGGTCCCACCCCGGCAAGCAGCTGCTGATGATGGGCTGCGAGTTCGCCCAGGAGTCGGAGTGGGCCGAGGCGCGCGAGCTGGACTGGTGGCTGCTGCAGAAGCCCGAGCACCGCGGCATGCTCGACTTCGTCCGCGACCTCAACGCCCGCTATCGCGACCAGCCGGCGCTGTGGCGCCTGGACAACGACCCCGCCGGGTTCGCGTGGATCGACGGCCAGGACGCGGGACACAACGTCTTCTCGTTCGTCCGCCGCTCCGGGCAGCCCGGCGTGCCGGACCTGGTCAGCGTGTCGAACTTCGCCGCGGTCCCCCACGACTACCGGCTCGGGCTGCCGGTCGCCGGCGCGTGGACCGAGGCGCTCAACACCGACGCGGCGTCGTACGGCGGCAGTGGGGTCGGCAACCTCGGCACCGTCCACGCGGAGCCGGCCGGCCCGATGGAGGCCGGTGCGCCGGGCGGCAGCCCCGCGTACGCGGACCTCGTGCTGCCACCGCTCGCCACGCTCTGGCTGGTGGCACCCTCCGCTGAATGA